The following DNA comes from Candidatus Hydrogenedentota bacterium.
AGCGCGGCTATGGAACGACCATCGGAAACGCGCTACGGCGCGTGCTGCTCGCGTCGCTCGAAGGGTCCGCGGTCACCGCGATCCGAATCGAAGACATACAGCATGAATTTTCCGCCATTCCCGGCGTGCGTGAAGACGTGACCGACGTCGTGCTCAATTTCAAACGCTGCCAGTTGCGCCTGAATCGCGAGGAGCCGATCATCTTCTCCTTTCATCACAAAGGAGCCGGCGAAATTACCGCCGGAGAGGTTTTCAAGAACGCCGATGTGGATGTTTTCAACCCGGACCTTGTCATCTTTACCGTGACGTCGAAGTCCGCCAAGATTGAAATGGAGATCAAGGTGGCCCGCGGACGCGGCTATGTGACCGCCGAACACTTCGAACTCGAACACGCGCCCCTCGGCACCATCTATCTCGACGCGAATTTCTCGCCGGTGACGAAAGTCAATTTCCAGGTCGAGGATGCGCGCGTCGGGCAGGTGACCGATTACGACCGCCTTTTGTTGGATGTTTGGACCAATGGCTCCATTTCGCCCGAAAAGGCCGTCCAGGAAGCCGCCGATTTGCTCATTGACCATTTCCGCATCTTCACGACCCAAGAGGCCGAAAGCGGCAAGGATGGCGGACGCGGCGGCGACAGCGCCGAATTGGCGGCCACGCTGGCCCGGCCCATCGAGGAACTCGAATTGAGCGTGCGCGCCGCGCACTGCTTGAAAGCCGCCAACATTCGCACCATCGGCGATCTCGTCGTCCGCACGGAATCCGAGATGCTCGATTTCCCGAATTTCGGCAAGAAATCGCTCGATGAAATCAAGGCGCTCCTTGAGGGCTTGGGGTTGTCCCTGGGCATGAGCGTGCCGGGTTACTCCGCCGCGCCCATCGTGCTCCTCGATGAAGACGAAGACGACGAAGAAGAATAACCGGAAGGATATACGCCATGAGGCACCGCAAATCAGGGAGACGGCTGGGCCGCATGATGGCCCATCGCAAGGCGACCATGAAACACTTGGCGGTCGCGTTGTTCACCCACCATGCCATTGAAACCACCGTTGCGAAATCCAAGGAACTGCGCATGTTCGCGGAACCGCTCATCACCCTCGCCAAGAACGACAACGTGGCGAACCGGCGCCGGGCCTTCGCGGCCCTGCGCGACAAGAAGGTCGTGACGGATCTCTTTGCCACTATCGGCCCCGCGTTCGCGCAGCGTCCCGGCGGCTATACCCGCATCCTTCGCCTGGGCAACCGCGCGGGCGATGCGGCCGAAATGGCCCGGATCGAGTTGGTCGGCATGGGCGAACACAAAGAAGCCTAGATCGAATGGCGGCGAAACCCGCCGCGGCCATGGGGTTGCACGCAAGTTAAACACGAGAGCGGCCGGCGAGCCGCTCTTGTGCGTTTACAGGCGGACCGCAAGGAGGCGCGGATGATTCGTTTTGGAATCCTGGGCGCCGGGCACTTCGCGGCGGCGCACGTCAAAGCGCTGGAACGGATGCCGGAGCGCGCATGCGTGGCCGGTTACGCCCGGCGGGAATCGGGCAAACCGTTTGAGGAAGGCGAGGCCGCGGGCGCACGCGCGTTTTCGCCGGATGCCCTAATCGCCTCGGAGGACATTGACGCGGTATGCGTCTGTGTGCCCAATCACCTGCACCGAACATTCGCCGAAGCCGCCCTGCGCGCGGGCAAACACGTCTTCTGTGAAAAACCGCTGGCCCTGTCGCCCGGGGACGCCGACGCGCTGATCCGCACGGCGGAAGAAAGCGGACGTCTACTGATGGCGGGACACCTCGCCCGCCATATTCCGGCCTATGCGGCCGTCAAGGACCTCTTGGCGGAAGGAAGCCTGGGCGCGCCCCGCGCCGCGTACGCCAGCCGGATGCATTGCGGCGGCGGGCGCTCGTGGCGCATGGACGCGGCACAGGGCGGCGGCGTAATCTTCGACTTGCTCATTCACGATATCGATCTGTTGCGCTGGTATATCGGCCGTCCGCGATCCGCCGTTGCCCGGGGACACCGGCACGAACAGGGCGGTTACGATTACGTGGGCGGGATCTTGTCCCACGAGAACGGCGTCATGGCCGTCGTCGAGGGCGGATTCGTGTTCCGTCCCCCGGCAGGATTGCGCGCCACCATGCGGATCGTATGCGAACGCGGCCACATCGAAATCAACACCCACGACGCCCAGGCGCCGGTGCGCGTTTTCGGGGAAGGCCGGCCCGAACGCGTCATCGCGATGAAACTCGACAACCTGCACCTGGACGGGCTTGTCTCCGAGTTCACCGAGTTCCTCGATGGGCTCGACGGGAAGCCGCCCCGGCGCCTGCATCTGCACGATGCCCGCGACGCCGTCGCCGTCGCCGATGCCATTGTCCGTGCCGCCGATACCAAGGAGGAAGTCTTCCTCGCCTGACACGGCGTGGCGTTCCCGCGCGCCGCGATTGACTTTGCGGGCCGTGCTTTGTTCCAATACGACCTGTTCCGGCGTCTGCGGCCGAATGCAGGTCATTGTGCGTTGGGCCCGAGGAGGAAATGGTGGACGCGACACGGCAACATGATCCATGGAGATATGTCACATTCCTATTGTGGATGGTTTTGTTCATGGCCGGCCTCGTTCCCGAGCCGGTGTTCCTGATGCTGCGGGAGGCGGGCGGCGTGCTGACCCAGCGCGCGCTCGTGAATTCGCCGCATGCCCTCACGGTGGCCTTTGCGGGATACGTCGCCGTGTTCGTGTATCACCGCTGCCGCGACGGGGGCGATTCGCCCGGCGCCGCGCAGGACAAGGCGTTGCAGATGGCCATTGTCGCGCTTCTGGCCTTCATGCCCGTGGATCCGGGATCCGTGCTTACCGCGCACAAAGCCCCCGTGCTTGAACACCGGATTGTGCTCTACGGCGCCGCCCTCTTCAAACTGGCCGCATGGTGGTCCTTGTTCGCCTTGTTTATGCGTTATTATTTATTCAAGGGCGATGACGCCTTCACGGAAATCGGCTCCCTGTTTCCCAGCACCCGAAAACCGGATCCACCATCGTCGGCGTCTCCGAACTCCAATGATCGCGATACCGGAAATTCAAACAAGGAATAATGGATTAGGTCTCCCCCAATGGCCTTATTTGTAATCTGGATTACAAATAAATTTAACCCTTTGGCGAATACGATGTTGAAAAATTGTAAAGAAAAATACAAACATGTTTTCTGTAAAATAGATAATCCATTGATTTATAATGATTTATAAATTATGTTCGCATCGGGGTCAACATCGAACAAGGCTATTGCGTTATAACGGCAAATGGGCTACACTAACCATGAAGGTTGCGATGAGACCTTCCACGGGGTATCTCGAATGAGACCGTGGATATTCGCCGTAGCGGCGGCAATACCGATTGTGGCATTTGCGCAAGGTGTGCTGCAGATTGGCGAACCGACAGTTGAATCGAATCAGGTGACGATTCCGGTGTATTTGGGCGGGAACGTTGGCGCGGGAGTAGCCGCAGCCGACTTTCGCATCACCTACGATCCCCAAGTGCTGCGTCCGGTTTCCGCGATAGCGGGAAGCGCGGCGGCGGATGCCGACAAGCGCGTGATGGCCAACGAGGCGGCTTCCGGCGAGTATGTGGTGGTCATGATGGGAATGAACCAGACAGCCTTGACATCCGGCGAGATTGCTCGGGTTGTCATGGAACGGACGCCCAACGCGGGGCCGGGCCAGTGGAAACTTGGCCTTAGCCGGCCAACCCTGTCCACGACGGACGGCGGCATTATCGAAAGCGCCGTTGCGCCGTATACGCCTACCGGCCAGCCGGATGAAACCGATGAACCGGCGGAAACGGCGCCTGATAAAACGGACGCGGAAAAGACCAGCGACCCTGTGCGCGGAGAGCCCCAAGGAAACCATCCGGCAGGATTAGTTTTGGAGCGCGAGGCATCAGCGGCGCGGCCAGGTCTGAATCGTCAGGAAAGCCGGGATGACAAGATGGCATCGTTATCCGGCAAGGCGCTCAAACAATACGAAGAGGCGCTTCAGTCGCGTGGAGAAGCGCGCGACGCCATAGCAACACCAAGCGCCGGACGTTTAGACAATTTGAATTCCGCGAAGCCGGACGAAACAGAAAAAACCGGTGCGAACGATTTGCCGGCGGCCCAAAAGGCCGCTCAAGACAAAGCGGCGCGACTGGCGGCCATAAAGACATTTGAATCAACGAGGTCCAACCCTGAAGGAAGGGCTGCGACGTCCCGAATGGAGACCGAAAACGGTCCCGCGGGCGGGACTGGGAAGGCCATTGCGGCGGGAATCGCCGCAGGCGTGGCGATGGCCATCCTGAGTCTGATAGTCCTTCGCCGAAAGGTGTTTGGTTAGATCTTCCCCCGAAGAGAGGATGTCTAATCCTCTGCGGACCTCCGGCGCAATGCCGGAGTGACGCACCTCACCGGAGATGCCGGGCGCCCCCTCCCGGCATCTCCACCCCCATTAATGCCGGGCGCCCCCTCCCGGCATTTTTTCTTTTTTAGGCCCACGCGGTTGCACACCGGGCGCGGCCTTTGTTAGTATTACGATCATGAAAAATATCATACCTTTTCGGCGCCATCGCGCCGGGATTGCCGGTTCGATCGGTGGAATCGCAATTCTTTTCTGGATGACGGCCGTTTGGGCGCCCTCGGTTCATGCCTTGCCGCCGGAGGGCGATATCGTGGCGGGAACGTCGCTGGCCGGCGAATTGGTGGAACGGTTGATGGGGCCGCCGGTTTCGGTCCGGCCGCTGCTGCCGCCCAACATGTGCCCCGGTCATTACGATGTCCGTCCCGGCGACATCGCCGCGCTGGCAGCCTGCCGGCTCCTCGTACTCCAACCTTGGCAACGGGACATGCCGAACGTGGCGTCGGCCATCCGGGCGGCGAAACTTCCGGAATCGCGCGTGTGTGTCGTGCCGGCACCCGGCAATTGGATGCTTCCCGCGCTTCGCGCCGGAGCCGCCCGCGCGGCGGCCGATAGGATAGGGGAGGTGTGGCCTGAACGCGCCGGGGCGCTGATGTCCGCGGCGGAAGCCATCGCCGCCGATTCGATTGCGGCGGGGGCGCGGGAAAAGGCGCGGCTCGACGCGTGCGGCGTGGGCGGGATCAAGGCGCTTTGCAACGAGCAACAGGAGGCGTTTGCCCGTTGGGCGGGGATTGACGTGGTGGGCACGTTTGGCCGCGCGGAAGGCATGAGCATGGGACGCATGAAAGCGTTGATTTCCCGTGCGCGGGAAAGCAAGGCGGCGCTTGTGATAGACAACCTGCAAAGCGGGGATGCAAAGACAGGCGAAGCCCTTGCCCGCGGCACGGGGGCGGCGCATGTGGTTCTGACCAATTTTCCGGGATCGGAAACCGGCGCGGATACGTGGGAGGCAACGCTGCATTTGAACGTGGACCGGCTCCTCGCGGCGATTGCCCAATGGCGCGGCGGCCATGGATGATCGGCCGGTTGATATTCGCGGCGCCACGGTGATACGCAATGGCCGGTGCGTGCTGCGCAATGTCACGTTGGGCGTGCGCCGCGGGGAATTCGTGGGCGTGATTGGCCCCAATGGCGCGGGAAAGACCACCCTCCTCATGGCAATCAACGGGATGGCCACCCTTGCCGACGGCGCGATCCGAACCTTGGGCGTCGCGCTGCCTTCGCGTTGGCCGCATCGGTTGCGGCGCCGCATTGGATATGTCGCCCAAGTCGAACGCATCGATCCGCGTCTGCCCATGACTGTCAGGGAGACTGTATGCCTGGGCGCGGCCGGTCGGCTGGGATTTTTCCACCGTCCCACCCGCCTCGACCGGCAAAAGATCGCGGAAGCGCTGGATCAGACCGGCATTGCGCACTTGGCGGAGTGTCCCATTGGGCAGTTGTCCGGCGGAGAGTACCAGCGAACGGCCATTGCGCGGGCGATCGTTCAGATGCCGGATCTTTTTTTGTTCGACGAACCGGCCGCTTCGATCGATCCGCGGGCGCAGCAGGATATCCTGCGTCTTATCCAGGACATCCACCGCGCCACGGACGCCACCACGCTCTACGTGACCCATGACCTCGACGCGCTTCCCGAAGAATGCACCCGGCTTGTTTTGATGAAAGACGGGACCGTCTGGCGGGAAGGTCCCCGTGAAACGATGCTGAAATCCGTACTGCTCGACAGCCTGTACGCGGCGCCGTTCGCGGACAACCGCGGCGGCGATCCGGGGGGATAATACGCATGTTTTCAGGGCAGGAGTTTTTATGGAACGCCCTACTCGCGGGCCTCTTTGCCGGTGTTTCCTGTTCGTTGGTGGGCGCGTTTGTGGTCACCATGCACCTGTCGTTTCTGGGGGTTTGCATTGCGCACGCGGCGTTTGCGGGCGCGCTCATGGGGGTGTGGCTTGGATTTGATCCGTTGCTGGGCGCGCTCGGCTATAGTTTGGCCGCATCGGCGCTGGTGGGTCCGCTGTCCGACCGGGGCGAACTGAGCCCGGATGCCTCGATAGGGATCATTTTTTCGCTGATGATAGGACTGGCCTTCTTGTTTCTTGGCCTGGCGCCCGGATCGCATACGGAAGCGCTTTCATTGTTCTGGGGCAGCATCCTGACCGTGTCCCATTCGGATCTGATGTTTTTGGGCGGTGTAACGGCCGCGATTGTGATCGGAATGGTCTTGTTCAACAAGGAAATTCACGCCACGGCCTGCCATCGTTCGGTCGCGTCGGCCGTGGGCATTCCCGCCACCCTCGTGTTCTACGGAATGCTGTTTGCCACGGGCGTCACCATCGCCGTGAGTCTGCGCGCCATCGGCGGCCTGCTGATTTACTGCCTCGTGATCAATCCGGCCGCCTCGGCCATGCAGATCACCTATCGTTTCAACCGCATGTTGACGCTTTCGGCGCTGTTTGGGGCCGGCGCCTGCTGGGTTGGCCTGCTGGCGTCCTATGCGTGGGATTTGCCCGCGGGCGCGGCCATCGTGGTGGCTTCGTCGCTGCTGTTTGCGATTTGCACGGCGCTGTCGCCAAAAAAGAAAGGATTGCCATGGAAGCGGGTGGACACGGCGGGATGAACCGGCGGATTCGGGACTTTTTCGACGAGCGGGCGGAAAAATGGGATGCCGTGGTGTGTTCGTGCCATGCGGAGCGGCTGGCCGCGTTGATGGCGCGGTTGGACATTCCGCGGGAAGCGAGGATCTTGGATGTGGGCAGCGGCACGGGCGTTCTTCTTCCACTGCTTGCTCCGGACGACGGGCATGCACGACATGTCGTGGCGATGGATGTGTCGTTCGGGATGCTGCGCATGGCCGTTCGCCGATCCGCATACCGGAAGGATTGGACCGCCTGCATTCAATCCGATGCGCTGGCGCCACCCTTCAAGGATGCCGTGTTCGATTGGGTCGTGTGCAACAGCGTCTTTCCCCATTTCACGGATCAGGCGGCCTGTGTGGCGCAACTGGCGCGGGTCCTGGTTTTCGGCGGACGCTTCGTGGTCTGCCACAGTCAAGGCAGGGAAGCCATCAACGCCTTGCACAATGCCCACGGCGGCGCGATCGAGGGACACGAATTGCCCGAAGAACCCGCCATGGTCCGACTGATGGAACGGGCCGGGCTGCGGACGATTCTGTACGAGGACGCCTGCGATCATTATCTTTTGCTGGCGATAAAAGAAGGGATAAACCTCTGATAATCCGGGAGTCGGTCGCCGAACACGGCGCTTTTATTGTGAACAAAGAGGACGAGGCAAACGTCGTTCAAAAGGGGAAACGCTTCCCGGGATTATTTCGTCCATAAAGCCCATCTTGTTCCTGTCCACTTGCATTTGTTCGGGGGTTTCCGCAGGATATCGGGCCATGAGCAGCCGAGTCGAAAAAAAGACGGCATTTCTCATGGGCGCGACATCCGGGAACGTGGCCCCGCCGCTCCACTCCGGACGCCGTATCCGGAGCGACGCCCCGTGAGGCTTGCCGCGCGAGTGTTCGCGGCGGCGGCCATCGCCGTCTTCGCCTTTGCGGCGGGTTATTTGGCGCATCGCAACGAGTGGATCCCTTTTGCGTGGCGCGATTGCATCCGTGGATGGCTGCACGGGCCGTCCTCCGGCGCGAACGTGTCCGGCGATTGGGCGCCGCGCGTTTCCGAAGGGACGAAGCACCCCGAACTCGACGCCATCGGTTATCTGCAGGCCTATGAACCCGCGCCCGCGCAAAGTGGCGTCACGTTGAACAGGGGAGAGACCGCCCAGTCGGGATACAACCTGTACAACTCCGGGCACGCCCCTGAAGCGTGCTTGATGGACATGGACGGACGTGTGCTGCACACGTGGCGGCGCGCGTTGCGCGACGTCTGGCCCGGATATGTCCCGCCGTCCTATCTTCGCCATGCCGCGACACAGTACTGGCGCCGGGTGCGGTTGGGCGAGCATGGCGAGTTGTTCGCCCTGTTCGACGGCGTTGGTCTTGTCAAACTCGACAAGGATTCCAATGTGTTGTGGAGCCATGACGGCCAATGCCACCACGATCTCGACATCGCCAAGGACGGCGCCATTTATGTCCTGACACAGAAACTCGAACGCGTGGCCTGCCTGAACGCCCGGAAAGAGGTCCTGCATCCCACCGTCACGGAATTGGCGCCCGACGGACAGGTCCGCCGCGTGATTTCGCTCGCCGCCTGCTTTGCGCAATCGCCGTATGCGGCGCTGCTGGATTTATGCCCGGACACGATGGACGTGTTTCACGCTAACACGGTCAAGATTCTCGACGGACGGCATGCCAGCCGGTCCGACCTATTCCGCGAGGGCAACCTGTTGATTTCGATACGTTCGATCAACACCGTCGCCATCGTGGATCCGGATCGGGAAACCGTTGCATGGGCTTTGACGGGCTTGTGGAGGCAACAGCACGAACCGATCCTGTGCGACAACGGCAATCTGCTCGTTTTCGACAACCAGGGGGATCGGGGCAAGTCGCAAATCATCGAGGTGGACCCGTTTACGCAGCGAATTGCATGGCGGCACGGCGGATTCGATTCGGCATTTTGCGGATCGGTCCGGCGGCTTCCGAACGGCAACACGCTTATTACGGAAACCAACGGCGGACGGGCCTTCGAGGTCACGCCGGACCACGCGGTGGTCTGGGAATTCGTCAATCCGCACCAGCGGGTCGAAAACGGCGTGCCGATGATCGCCGCCCTGCTCGAAGTCGAACGGTTGCCGATTTCGGACGATTTTGGCTGGCTTTCCCGTTGAAACCATCCGTCGGGCAGGCATGCCGCCCGGCGTCCTGAAAAAGTTTGCGCGGGCCTGTTGCATGGCATTCGGGCCGCGGGTATAATGCGATCGCGTGAAGGGCTTTCTTCGTTCGCGATGCAATTGCGCGGGGTCGTGCGAATTCCGCGCGGCACGAGGAGGACGTTTCGCATGACGATGACCAAGCGGGAACTGGTAATCAGCGTGGCCATGCAATTGGGCATGACCCAGAGCGACGTGGCAAAGATCATCGAGAGCGCCTTCGATGCCATTGCACAGGCATTGGCCCGGGGAGACCGGTGGGAGTTGCGCGATTTCGGCGTGTTCGAGGTCAAGACACGCGCGTCGCGTATCGGACGCAATCCCCGCACGGGCGAGCAGGTGCCCGTGCCCGAACGCAAAGTGGTCAATTACCGGCCCGGAAAGAAAATGAAACAGATCATCAGCGGAGAGCACCCCGACCCTATCGTGCATGAGTCCGAGGTTCCTGCCGTCGGCGATAACCCCTAATTTTTTACACCTTACACCAGGGCATTTTTTCATGAAAATCCTTGCGGTGGACACGTGTACCGCGTTCAATGCGGTTGCCCTGTGCGAAGACGCCGCCGTTCTTGCCGAGACGACCGTCCTCTGCGGGCGCGCCCATTCGGAACGCTTGATTCCCACCGTGAATTGGTTATTGGCGGAAACGGGACTGTGTTTGGCGGATGTGGATTTGCTGGCCGTAACAATAGGTCCCGGTTCGTTTACCGGGGTGCGGATTGGCGTGGCGACGTGGAAGGGCTTGGCCCTTGCGGCCCGAAAACCCCTTGTGGGCGTGCCGACCCTCGATGCCATGTCGCTTCTGGCGGCGGTTTCCGACGGAATAGTCTGTCCCTTGCTCGACGCGCGGATGAAAGAAGTTTACGGGGCCGTTTACGCGTTTGATGGGGGTGTCCGCCGTAAATGTTCACCCGATCGCGTGGGACCGGTGGAGGCCATCATGGCGGATTTTCCCGATGCGCCGATATTGTTGGGCGATGGCGCCGCAATGTATCGCGATCGCATCCTTGCATTGAGACCGCGGGCAAGAATTGTCCCGCCGATGCACCTGAATCCGCGCGCCGCGGCGGTGGCGCAGGAGGCGTTCCATCTTGTCCAATCGGGCATGGACACGGACCCGTCGCATGTATCTCCCGTGTATCTTCGGCAATCACAGGCCGAGGAAAACCGCGCGCGCCGGTCCCGGCCGGACGTCCCGGTCCTTTGAAAGCGCGGGCCATGGGCCAATCCGCAGATGCATCGGGATTGCCGGAGACCCTTGCCTTTGTCCGTATTGCGGAGGAGCACCTTCCGGAGGTGCTGGCCATCGAATGTGAAGCCTATCCGGATCCGTGGTCGGAGCGCATGTTCCGGCAGGAAATCGAACAAAACGTCTCCTATTTTTACGTGATGCTTTTCGAGGG
Coding sequences within:
- a CDS encoding DNA-directed RNA polymerase subunit alpha; its protein translation is MIAKDFVTPKWVKTEDDADERYARFVIEPFERGYGTTIGNALRRVLLASLEGSAVTAIRIEDIQHEFSAIPGVREDVTDVVLNFKRCQLRLNREEPIIFSFHHKGAGEITAGEVFKNADVDVFNPDLVIFTVTSKSAKIEMEIKVARGRGYVTAEHFELEHAPLGTIYLDANFSPVTKVNFQVEDARVGQVTDYDRLLLDVWTNGSISPEKAVQEAADLLIDHFRIFTTQEAESGKDGGRGGDSAELAATLARPIEELELSVRAAHCLKAANIRTIGDLVVRTESEMLDFPNFGKKSLDEIKALLEGLGLSLGMSVPGYSAAPIVLLDEDEDDEEE
- the rplQ gene encoding 50S ribosomal protein L17, whose protein sequence is MRHRKSGRRLGRMMAHRKATMKHLAVALFTHHAIETTVAKSKELRMFAEPLITLAKNDNVANRRRAFAALRDKKVVTDLFATIGPAFAQRPGGYTRILRLGNRAGDAAEMARIELVGMGEHKEA
- a CDS encoding Gfo/Idh/MocA family oxidoreductase, whose product is MIRFGILGAGHFAAAHVKALERMPERACVAGYARRESGKPFEEGEAAGARAFSPDALIASEDIDAVCVCVPNHLHRTFAEAALRAGKHVFCEKPLALSPGDADALIRTAEESGRLLMAGHLARHIPAYAAVKDLLAEGSLGAPRAAYASRMHCGGGRSWRMDAAQGGGVIFDLLIHDIDLLRWYIGRPRSAVARGHRHEQGGYDYVGGILSHENGVMAVVEGGFVFRPPAGLRATMRIVCERGHIEINTHDAQAPVRVFGEGRPERVIAMKLDNLHLDGLVSEFTEFLDGLDGKPPRRLHLHDARDAVAVADAIVRAADTKEEVFLA
- a CDS encoding cohesin domain-containing protein; the encoded protein is MRPWIFAVAAAIPIVAFAQGVLQIGEPTVESNQVTIPVYLGGNVGAGVAAADFRITYDPQVLRPVSAIAGSAAADADKRVMANEAASGEYVVVMMGMNQTALTSGEIARVVMERTPNAGPGQWKLGLSRPTLSTTDGGIIESAVAPYTPTGQPDETDEPAETAPDKTDAEKTSDPVRGEPQGNHPAGLVLEREASAARPGLNRQESRDDKMASLSGKALKQYEEALQSRGEARDAIATPSAGRLDNLNSAKPDETEKTGANDLPAAQKAAQDKAARLAAIKTFESTRSNPEGRAATSRMETENGPAGGTGKAIAAGIAAGVAMAILSLIVLRRKVFG
- a CDS encoding zinc ABC transporter substrate-binding protein, encoding MKNIIPFRRHRAGIAGSIGGIAILFWMTAVWAPSVHALPPEGDIVAGTSLAGELVERLMGPPVSVRPLLPPNMCPGHYDVRPGDIAALAACRLLVLQPWQRDMPNVASAIRAAKLPESRVCVVPAPGNWMLPALRAGAARAAADRIGEVWPERAGALMSAAEAIAADSIAAGAREKARLDACGVGGIKALCNEQQEAFARWAGIDVVGTFGRAEGMSMGRMKALISRARESKAALVIDNLQSGDAKTGEALARGTGAAHVVLTNFPGSETGADTWEATLHLNVDRLLAAIAQWRGGHG
- a CDS encoding metal ABC transporter ATP-binding protein; amino-acid sequence: MDDRPVDIRGATVIRNGRCVLRNVTLGVRRGEFVGVIGPNGAGKTTLLMAINGMATLADGAIRTLGVALPSRWPHRLRRRIGYVAQVERIDPRLPMTVRETVCLGAAGRLGFFHRPTRLDRQKIAEALDQTGIAHLAECPIGQLSGGEYQRTAIARAIVQMPDLFLFDEPAASIDPRAQQDILRLIQDIHRATDATTLYVTHDLDALPEECTRLVLMKDGTVWREGPRETMLKSVLLDSLYAAPFADNRGGDPGG
- a CDS encoding metal ABC transporter permease, whose protein sequence is MFSGQEFLWNALLAGLFAGVSCSLVGAFVVTMHLSFLGVCIAHAAFAGALMGVWLGFDPLLGALGYSLAASALVGPLSDRGELSPDASIGIIFSLMIGLAFLFLGLAPGSHTEALSLFWGSILTVSHSDLMFLGGVTAAIVIGMVLFNKEIHATACHRSVASAVGIPATLVFYGMLFATGVTIAVSLRAIGGLLIYCLVINPAASAMQITYRFNRMLTLSALFGAGACWVGLLASYAWDLPAGAAIVVASSLLFAICTALSPKKKGLPWKRVDTAG
- a CDS encoding class I SAM-dependent methyltransferase, with the translated sequence MEAGGHGGMNRRIRDFFDERAEKWDAVVCSCHAERLAALMARLDIPREARILDVGSGTGVLLPLLAPDDGHARHVVAMDVSFGMLRMAVRRSAYRKDWTACIQSDALAPPFKDAVFDWVVCNSVFPHFTDQAACVAQLARVLVFGGRFVVCHSQGREAINALHNAHGGAIEGHELPEEPAMVRLMERAGLRTILYEDACDHYLLLAIKEGINL
- a CDS encoding arylsulfotransferase family protein; the encoded protein is MRLAARVFAAAAIAVFAFAAGYLAHRNEWIPFAWRDCIRGWLHGPSSGANVSGDWAPRVSEGTKHPELDAIGYLQAYEPAPAQSGVTLNRGETAQSGYNLYNSGHAPEACLMDMDGRVLHTWRRALRDVWPGYVPPSYLRHAATQYWRRVRLGEHGELFALFDGVGLVKLDKDSNVLWSHDGQCHHDLDIAKDGAIYVLTQKLERVACLNARKEVLHPTVTELAPDGQVRRVISLAACFAQSPYAALLDLCPDTMDVFHANTVKILDGRHASRSDLFREGNLLISIRSINTVAIVDPDRETVAWALTGLWRQQHEPILCDNGNLLVFDNQGDRGKSQIIEVDPFTQRIAWRHGGFDSAFCGSVRRLPNGNTLITETNGGRAFEVTPDHAVVWEFVNPHQRVENGVPMIAALLEVERLPISDDFGWLSR
- a CDS encoding HU family DNA-binding protein, which produces MTMTKRELVISVAMQLGMTQSDVAKIIESAFDAIAQALARGDRWELRDFGVFEVKTRASRIGRNPRTGEQVPVPERKVVNYRPGKKMKQIISGEHPDPIVHESEVPAVGDNP
- the tsaB gene encoding tRNA (adenosine(37)-N6)-threonylcarbamoyltransferase complex dimerization subunit type 1 TsaB, whose protein sequence is MKILAVDTCTAFNAVALCEDAAVLAETTVLCGRAHSERLIPTVNWLLAETGLCLADVDLLAVTIGPGSFTGVRIGVATWKGLALAARKPLVGVPTLDAMSLLAAVSDGIVCPLLDARMKEVYGAVYAFDGGVRRKCSPDRVGPVEAIMADFPDAPILLGDGAAMYRDRILALRPRARIVPPMHLNPRAAAVAQEAFHLVQSGMDTDPSHVSPVYLRQSQAEENRARRSRPDVPVL